The following is a genomic window from Bacteroidota bacterium.
CGTACACCTCGTCGAGCAGGCCCTGGAGCTTGGTCCGGCCCCGGTTGATCCGGCTCTTGACCGTGCCCATCGGCAGCCCCGTGATCTCCGCGATCTCCTCGTAGGCCAGGTTCTGCACGTCGCGCAGCACGACCACCTCGCGGAACTCCTCCGGGATCTG
Proteins encoded in this region:
- a CDS encoding sigma factor-like helix-turn-helix DNA-binding protein; this encodes QIPEEFREVVVLRDVQNLAYEEIAEITGLPMGTVKSRINRGRTKLQGLLDEVYAVRMN